Genomic window (Besnoitia besnoiti strain Bb-Ger1 chromosome Unknown contig00115, whole genome shotgun sequence):
atgcgaattttaggttttccatgaaatctatttggaagaagaggcttgatagtactaccgtaagtacataatatacagtcccagcagtagcggttaaactatagaagagtcgagtattatccatgcataccaggcgtaaaaagcgttcatccagttactaaaacaggtgccaggccaacaagaatccgatccgtgtattccgtacagactaacattaagaaggcgactaccaaagtgaatgtcatgatattcgtacagcttgtatacaaatgttggtttttcaaatatacgctggataccactatacttaatgcacttaacatgatggtcatgaaagcacaagagaacttggatccggtaaacaaagac
Coding sequences:
- a CDS encoding uncharacterized protein (encoded by transcript BESB_018910), which translates into the protein MRIFEKPTFVYKLYEYHDIHFGSRLLNVSLYGIHGSDSCWPGTCFSNWMNAFYAWYAWIILDSSIV